AAAGTGTGTGAACATTCTCCTAAGCCTTTCCTCTAAGTGGTTTCTCACCATTAACATACTTAATAAAAACATCATCAAATACAAAGTCCTTGTAATTTTTACCTAAATTGAACTTCTCCCAATGTCCGCAAAGCCACTGAGAAAAGAATTCATCAAGAATGGCGACATTCTGATCAAAGAGGTCATGATACTTTTGTGACCTTTTTCTCATGCCCCATAAAGCCTCATCTATATGTTGCATTAGTAATATCATTTTAAAGGGTAGCGTAAGAAAACTttcatttataatatttgaacaagtaaaattaaaatacaattatACTAACATCAGTAGACAGCCATGTTGCTGGGGTAAATAACTGTTCGAAGTATTTCCTTTGGTAGCTGCCGGTTCCACAGTTAATTAACATGCTACACACATCAATTTTTAAATTGTGTTAGGCCTGTAAAGACAATCATAATGCAaggaaaaatattaaattaaagtaCCTTGTGTTGTTCTCATTGAACCACTTCATAAAAGCCTCTTCCTTGTGCTCGTCAATCTTGCTAAATGGATCAACTTTGAACCCTTcaccttttctaaattttctccTTTTTGTTGGGTCTGTATATGGTGTCATTAGGGCAGGAGCACGTTTCCTTTTTCTCATTGGCCTAGGATGAGGAGATGTGACCTCAACTTCATTTTCGTTATTGCAAACAACATCATCACCATTAAAAGTAGGTGGAGTGACATAGCTTTATGCATCTCCGCACTCACCACCATCAACTTTTATGCCATTATGTTTAGCCTCCAACTCAAACTCAGGTTGATTAGATTTACAACCAGAACTACGAACCATCATTGATAACACCAAGTCCAATTTGGAGTCCATTTCATCTTGTCGCTTCATCAACTCATCAAAACGAGTGTTCATTTTCTTCTCCAAATCAACCCATAACTTTATCACATTGCCCGAATTCTGATTTGGATTGACATTTGAAGCTGAAGGGCACATTTTTTTATCATCTGAAACATCAACCTTCTCTTCTTCCTTATTGTATTCACTCAAAACAGGACTGCAAACCTTAAGTTTTTTAACAAAGGTATCAATCAAGTCATCGGCTTTATCATTCAATAACTCAAAATCCTTCATGTATGGTTGGCACTTCTCTAACTCAGAAGCATGGAGGATATGATGTACGTAAATCTGTCAAACAAACATATAACGACTTAAATTTACCTTACCcatattaaaattaaattcacgcatcaccaaaatggtaattttgacttaCTTTTCCATGAGTAAGCTTCAATGCCTGACTAATCTCTTTGTATTCAGGCTCTTTTGCTTCCCAATGAAAGCAACGAGGAGTCACATTTCCTTCTTTTTGGTTTGCAAATAAATTTCCAAGTAAAAGTATTGCTTCATAAATCCAAACCTAAAAAACCAAAAATCAAAAGAGATAAATTAGACAAACTAAAGACAAGATACTGATGTTTAAATTCattcaaatatattattaaaCAACTAACCTGAAAAATATAAGGAAAACCATATAATTTGTATGATTCTTTGCTTTTTTTCCCACCAACCTTATTTTGGTACTTAACAGACTTTTTCTTCAAATTCGTCTTCAAACTATCTAATGTGAGATTATAACATAACCTACCCCATGGATATTTGTTAAAGACATCAAAGTCCTCAACAATACCCATGTTTTCCTCCCCTATAGGTTGTGCAAGCACTACTCCTTCCAAACAATAAAGCAAAGCAAGTCTCAAATGATCCCGATTTTTCTTTAtgtatttcttcttttttttttcaactccCCTACTAGATTTTCTTCACTCATATCCACAAACATAGTTTCCAAATCTTTAAGAGTAATGTGTCCTTCTATGTCCCTAAAATACTCTATTTTAAGCCTATTACCCTTTCTTAGACTACTCAAGTTTGGGTCATTGGATTTTCTGCAATTAAAGCCACTAATCAATGCAAACTCGTGCATTGAAAACCTAACAGGTTGACTATAAATATCAAACCATAActcattttctttattagtttGTACCCGCCTCTGTAAAAGAAAATGTATCAACTGCCCACTACTCTTCGCTAGATCGATTAGTTTAAGAAGATGACCAAAACAAGAAGCTGTGAATGCTTCCAAATCTTCATAACAAAGTAGTGATCGTACATTCCTCAACACTTGTATCCTGTAGGCTACAGATACACGACTTGTAAAATGTTCATTCTCCATCAATATCGGTCTTAGTGATGGTATGTCTAAAGATTTCACCTGTAAAATTATAACATTATGAATCAATTATATTCTTATTCTTACTTATCCAACAATGATATcattctattatttatttatatacctTAGACAATAGCGGTGATGGTTTCAATGAATATTTTTCATTTGTCTCTTCTCTTGCATGTATTGGAAGAGAAGATGATTTTTGTGGAGACTTTTTAACTGCTTCTTCTATTGCTTGAGTTGGAGGAGATGCCGATGTCATTGGAGACTTTTCTGTTGCTTCCTTTATTGATTGTTTTTTAGGAGATGCCACTAATGAAGTGCTTGAACATCCAGACACCATTTTTCTTGTAATAACACTACCTGTAAAATATTCAGCAAGACCTGAGACAAATAATTTACAATTTGACAGTCCAAAACTAAATACCTATTGCAAAGAATGAGCCAAAAAATTTACAACTAACATGTCCAAAATTAAGTACCTATTACAAAAACTGAGTCAACCAATTTAACCCGTTCACAAACCATGCTCAAAAGCTTATTGTCACTACAATATATTCCTAATGAAAAATATACAAACAAATACTCTATCCTAATAAATTCAGTCATGCATTGTGCCTATTCTAGTAAATAACCCAATTGATTTGTTCAGAAATCACAATTCAATGCAGGAAACCAATCAAAGTGTTACTAAACATGTCTAATTTTAGGCCAGCTAATCTGGAATTAATGATTGAAATTAGTGTCACTTctacaaattaaattaaagttTGCTGACAATAATAATGTAACAAATTGtttgagaaaataataataataatgtaacaAATATTTTCGTTATATGTACTGAAAAAGTTGAGTATTCCACTGCTACAAGAAGAAGTGGAGGAACTAAAAAGGGAGGAGCTTTTGTCAAGGATAATTCGAGGCAGCAAGGGAATACTAATACTTTCCAAAAAGTCGACAAAATAAAATACACAGCTCCAAACTCATTATCTTCCATTAgttcaaatatatataatccccACCTATCTTCCATTTCAGCAACTAAACTCAGTGAGAAAGAAATTGCAGTTCAAATAAATATAATCCCCACCTATCTTCCATTTCAGTTCAAAGAAATTGCAGTAATCCCCACCTATCTTCCATTTCAGCAACTAAACTCAGTGAGAAAGAAATTGCAGTTCAAATAAATATAATCCCCACCTATCTTCCATTTTAGTTCAAAGAAATTGCAGTTCATGAGAAAGAAATTGCAgttcaaatatatataatccccACCTATCTTCCATTTCAACAACTAAACTCAGTGAGAAAGAAATTGCAGTTCACATAAATATAATCCCCACCTATCTTCCATTTCAGTTCAAAGAAATTGCAGTAATCCCCACCTATCTTCCATTTCAGCAACTAAACTCAGTGAGAAAGAAATTGTAGTTCAAATAAATATAATCCCCACCTATCTTCCATTTCAGTTCAAATAAATTGCAGTTCATGAGAAAGAAATTGCagttcaaatatatataaaaggggtCTATCTTCCATTTCAGTTCAAAGAAATTACAGTTCATTATCTTCCATTTCAGCAACCCATCGGGTCAATGAGAGAACAAAGAGACGAGGTGGAGATGGGTTGCATACCTGCGTCTCCGTGAGTGACGGCGCCGTGAGCCGTGCGTGAAGGAGAAGACAGTCGTGCGTGAAGGAGAAGACCAGTTTATGGATTTTTGATGCGTGAAGCCGTGCGTGAAGACCAGAAGAGAACGATTAAGGGATTTGTGGATTTTAGGGATTTTTAGTGTTAtgaatttcttttttattttttttctgtcAAAGTAAATGAAAGAGTAAATGGGTAAAATTATACCCACTCATTTAAAAAAGAGGTCATTTAGCTAAAATGTTTTGAAAGTAGGTTATTATGCAAAATGCACTATAAAAGGGGtctattttcaccaatttctcttaaTATATTAATGTAttgtataattatttaattagtcTTACAAGttagtttaattaaatttctTTAAAGTTGTTGAACGAAACATTATATGAGAGGAtataaaaatgacaaaaaaaatataagttcacCATGATACAAACTATTATGTAAGAGttgatttatatattttaaatttgtgCATTATATCATGTTCCCAAGTTACAACATAATACaacatttaattattattaataatttatacataataaaaatagtaaatattAATGGTCATGTCATATGCAAAATAGTCAGTATAATTTTAtgttcaattttaatttaatcttaatttttttttactttgattACAATTTTACTAATACAAAATTAGTTGTGTTACTATTTTTAGATTACAAAAATTGCCAAAGAAAAAAAGAATCAATGGCTATTACTGTGGATAAATTTTAAAAGtaagttatatattttttgttttatttaatagATTAAAGATGAATTATTAAACCATAAATTAATTCTAAtccaaatttaattttattgtctGAAATTGAAATTATGGATGAAAAATAATATGATAGCACATCCCTTGTATGTGCTCATACTACTAGTATATATAAATACTTGGTGATTGTTATAGGGTAAATTCACAGCTACCCCGTGAGAATTTATTCACCTGTCTCGAAGAAGAAGAGTGAGCTCACAATATCAAGAAAAAGGTGCAAACACACAAGTAATGGTTAGAAATGGTCAAGCACTCAAGTACAATTAATATAGTGGTTTCATTAGTCTTTGTAACTATtgtgatttttgtaatttattggCTAATGTTTGTAACGATCACCATTTTTTACTGAATTATATTGTAACGTTCACCTACAGTTCTATAAGTAGCTGAACTCAACCCATTTTAGGGTTGATCCATAATGAGAAAATAAAAGTACTCTTTCCAAAGTTGACCTAAGcttgaaattttgagttaaaccactataaatctttgtcatttttattattttttacaatATTTATGAGTTCTTAGTTGACGAAAAATCACCGACAATAATAATACGTGTCTTTAGAATTTACCTACGAGGTAGCATGTTGTTCCatgttaattattttttatatattattcaaTCAAAattaaatgttaatttttaaaaatctaaaatTGAATTTTAAACAACaaacaaaattataattataaaaaataaaaaaaaatcactaaaactagtaaaattatatatattttataaaatcctaaaataaacttaaaaactGAATGAAAACCTAAACACTAAAAAACCTCTAAAAATAAACTTATATTTAAAGCTCCAATTAAATATAGTAATGTTAGGTATTTTGCACCctcccacacacacacacaatccccaaaaaaattaagttttaattaaattgcAAGTTGCGAAAAAATTTAAATAGCTTGAACGCTAATATCCTtataaaattaaagaaattatacggtaactatttaaaaaaaatgataaattcaattaattaattaattaattacaaatgaaAGGCTATGTCCTAATCAACTAATTAATTATAGGTAATTTGTTAAAAAGGACAGAACAAAAGGGCGTGATTATAATATTCGAAACACTTTTTGCATAGTATGAataataggtttttttttttttttgaaagaatgaATAATAGGTTTAGTATTCCAGAATTTGGGGAAAAGTTGAGTAAAAAAATAACTAGAGCCAAACCGAAATTAACAATACTCGTCATCAAGTCCCCTTATTCAAAGATATATAAGACCGCAGCTCTCACTCaagtgataataataataataataataataataataataataataattaaaacaaaacaatttggcattgaaaattcaaaaaaaaaaaaaaaagataaaaatataGATTGACACAGAGGCATAGAGACAAAGACAGCGCATGGGTTTTGTCAATATCAGCTGGGCATTGGAGTCAACATGTACTAGATAGATGCTAGTATAGTCTAATTAATTAATATTCAAGTTGTAAGACACATTACATTAGTCAATGCCACTATTCCTAAGGAGGTATCCGTTGAATGTGTGTGAATTTCTACAAGttgaatattatgtttttgtttttgttggcaaCATGATCTTTCAAAGATGAGATTTCCTTTGAGCGACCATATGGCAACGGGCCGTACATATACATATGTATTCATACACTGCCACATATGTGTTGTGtgtctttattttaaaaataaaaaatttgcatTATCAAACTAAATCAACTTCTCCATGCGAACGCAACAAATGAGGATAAGAATCAGTCTAAAAATGTTCAACTAAGATACTAACAAGAGAAGTAACAAGTGCATTTGTGTTTCTTTTAAGTACAcctaattattatatatacacaACCTATTTGTATACGGAAGAAATTAGACATATTACACATCGtaatcatttattattattatttaaatcaaaGCCTTTAACAcacaattacttttttttttgttgaaaaatgACATCTTATTGGTGTCCAATGAGCTATAGCTATctcactttattattttttttccctaTTTTATATCAACTAGGCTAAGAAAATATAAACAAATAGTAAAATATTAAGTGACCCTACATGTATTCAACTGTTGTAATAACTTTTTTGGGCTTAATTTTTTAACGGATTCTAGGGACACATATAATTGAGATGTCATATTTAAGAGCATATAAAACTCCAAAAATAACTTTTAGTAAAAGATCTTTTTTGTAACATGTTTAACATTAACCACAGTGGCTTTGGCCTAGCAGTGGAGCATCTTGCTTTGTATAAAAGGTTGGGGGTTCAATCAAGACTCAGGTATTGGTTCCCTAAATTAGTGGTGTTGTTGTGGATTCTCCTTTATTATGAGGTACATCACTCCTTTCTCATGGATGTTCCTAGTGAACT
This genomic interval from Humulus lupulus chromosome 8, drHumLupu1.1, whole genome shotgun sequence contains the following:
- the LOC133795675 gene encoding uncharacterized protein LOC133795675 encodes the protein MALGLRTGQMDSKLSQEGVGAIGGYGVTVRDGANGFQTGAIFLMERDFHLISSFSKMMMMDDDDDGDDGGSLKKKTESDRMGLGFSDNKLLSMVCERVKLVDSVFVIGLAEYFTGSVITRKMVSGCSSTSLVASPKKQSIKEATEKSPMTSASPPTQAIEEAVKKSPQKSSSLPIHAREETNEKYSLKPSPLLSKVKSLDIPSLRPILMENEHFTSRVSVAYRIQVLRNVRSLLCYEDLEAFTASCFGHLLKLIDLAKSSGQLIHFLLQRRVQTNKENELWFDIYSQPKIQ